In Nocardia sp. NBC_00403, the DNA window ATGCTCGGCGAGCGAGGCCGCGGCCTGGTCGAGGGTGTCGGTGACGTCGACGGCATGGGTAGCGGTCGGCCCGACTACCGCCGCCCACCGTGGTGACCACGGCGCGAGGTCGGAAAGTTCAGGAAAGATCCACTCGTTGCCCGCGTCGGAAATTGCGTCCAGGCCCGCGCGGCCGACCGCTCGGTGGTCGGCGCTGTTGGCATAGCCGGGAGCCCAGGCGTCCCCGAAGTTGAACAACACCACCAACTCCGGCCGATGACGCCGGATCGCGGCCGCCAGGTCCCTGCGCAAGGCCAGATTTTCCTCCACCCGACCATCGGGGTGACCGAGGAACTCGACCTCGTGAACTCCGACAACCTTGGCCGAGGCAATCTCTTCGGCCTCGCGCAGTGGACCGGCCTCGGCAGGCGGGATACCTGCCATCCCGGCTTCACCCGAGGTCACCAGAACGTACCTGATGTCCTTCCCCTGCCCGGTCCAGCGCGCCACAGCCGCAGCCGCTCCGTATTCGATGTCATCGGGGTGGGCGACGATCACCAGCCCGCGCTGCCAGTCCTCCGGAACCTGTTCCACAGCACACATTCAAGCACTCTAATTACCGAACCGGCCGCACCGCTCCGAGTTCCCGGCGCACCGGCCTGCGCCGCGCTACATCCACTCGCGACCACTCCTGCGCCGACCCCACGACGGCACAGCGGCCCGAACTACAGCTTGGTGACGGACTTATCCGAGCCCGATACCGCCTTGTACAGCAGATACAGGCCGAACACCACGGCGCTGATCACCAGGATCGGAAACAGTCCCTTGATGAGTGCGCCGATAATCGCCAGCGCGATCCAGACGACCGCGACGACACCGATGATCTTCCACAACATTGCCAGCCTCCAACAAGTCTCATGCGCATCGCCGTTCTGACGACCCGACTCCTCAATCCTGGCAGCCCGACGCCAATAAATCACCAGGTCAGCACCGACATCCGGGTGAAGATCAGGGTTCACCCTGACCCGCGACTCACCGTCTGCGCCTTCGGATCGAGGGGTCTATCACCACGAAGACCGAGGCCGAAACCGCGCAGGCAGTCGAGCGGCGCTACAGTCCCTGCGGCGGCAGTTGAGCGCCGACCTGGTGGTCGGCGACCTCGGTGAGCGCCTGCGCCCAGCCGTCGAGACGGTCGGCGGCATGACGCAGATCGGAGACGATCACGTCGAAATCGTGCCGGAGCACCACAGTTTCCGGCACCGCGAGAATGCGCCCGGCGGCAGCGACCACCTGCTCGTATTCCACGACGCCCGCATCGAGGCGACTGAGCGCGAACTGCACGTTTCCCGAAAGTGCATCTGCCGCATCGGAATTCGTTCCGCCCATCGTGCTGATGGCGCGCTCCATCGCGGTCACATCGGCGGCGAGCGCATGCAAGGCGGCAGCACCCGATCCCGCGGTCTCCAGCATGTCGACCAGTTCATCGTCGGGCAGCCGCTTCGAGCGCGCGATCTGCCCGACCAATCCGTGCATGGCTCGCTCCGCACGAATCAACCTGGTGATCGGTGCCCGCGTGGCCGACCACAACGGCGGCTGCTTGGGCGCGACGAATGTCGCCTGTGGCAGCGGCGCATTGCGCAGTCGCAGATAGCGACGCGCACTCAGCGCGGTCCCGGTCACCAGGGCGACGGCTCCCCCGCCGACGACAACGACCGCCCAGGCCGGCGCAGCGATGATGACGAGCCCGACCGTGCCCGCGGTGGTGAGGCCGGACACCGTACCGAGCTGGAAGCTGCGACGGCGGGCCCTGCGCCGCTTACGCAGCTCCCGTTCCCTCGGATCCGCCCAGCGGCGGACCGCGACCAACGCGTGCTGGCCGACCTCGCGCAGATTGTCGGGAAGACTTCCCGGCTGCGGCACGATCGCGGATTGTGCGCGCACCACAGCGCGACGTCCCGACCGCACGACACCCGCTTCCGCCCGGACCGACTGTTCCCGGATTCGCTTGCGGCTCACGGTTTCCCTCCCACCGGTGGTTCGGGCCGGTCGATACAAGGCCCGAGCGGCACCCGAGTGTTGCGCTCCGCCGAGAGCGCGTGCACCGAACAAGCCTTCACCGAACCAGTCCTCGCCGAACCTCCGGCAGCGTAGTTCCAGCGACCGGCAGCAGTCGCCGGTAGCTACTGCTGCGCGGTCTGGCCCTTGTTCATCTGCGGCTGCGCCGGATTGGCCTGGGTCTGTGCCGGGGTGATGGCGGGCGTGCCTGCGCCACCCGTGGGCAGTGCATCGCCACGCATGGATGCGCGGATCTGCTCGAGCTTGCTGTGTCCTGCCATCTGAATGCTGGCCTGCTGCACCTCGAGCATCCGGCCCTGCACCGAGTTCTGCGCGAGCTCCGCGGAACCGAGCGCGTTGGCGTAGCGGCGCTCGATCTTGTCGCGCACCGCGTCCAGGCTGGGGGTGGAGCCCGGCGCGGACAGCGTGGAGTCCATCTGCTGCAGCGAGGCGGAGACCTGCTCCTGCATCTTGGCCTGCTCGAGCTGGCTGAGCAGCTTGGTGCGCTCGGCGACCTTCTGCTGCAACATCATCGCGTTCTGCTCGACGGCCTTCTTGGCCTGCGCGGCCGCCTGCAGGGACTGGTCGTGCAGCACCTTGAGGTCCTCGACGGACTGCTCTGCGGTGACCAGCTGCGCGGCGAAGGCCTCGGCCGCGTTGGTGTACTGGATCGCCTTCTCGGTGTCGTTGGCGGCCGCGGCCTGGTCGGCGAGCAGGACAGCCTGGCGCGCATTGGCGTTGAGCTTCTCGACCTCGTCGAGCTGGCGGTTGAGCTTCATCTCCAGCTGACGCTGATTGCCGATGACCGACGCGGCCTGCTGCGACAGGGCCTGATGCTGGCGCTGGGCTTCCTCGATGGCCTGCTGAATCTGGACCTTCGGATCCGCATGCTCCTCGATCTTCGAATCGAAGAGGGCCATCAGGTATTTCCAGCCCTTCACGAACGGATTAGCCATCGATTGATCCCGCCTCCATCTGATGCGCCGCGCTTTACCGCGACTCTAGTGCGCGACCGTCACGCACCCGATATGTGCCTATCCTCCACCATGTGGGCACCTGACCGGGAGAACCCGGCCTTTCCGACGCCTACGGAGAATCTATCCGTTCCCGGCACCGGTCCGCAGCGTTGCCTGGGGCTGCCACCACTCGTTCTGCGTCAATTGCTCTTCACCAGGATCAGCATGTCGGATTTCGGCGCCGGAATGACGATCCGGGTGTCCTCCGCGATGTGCGGCGGGCGGACCTTCGTTGCGGCACCGGCCACCGACATCGTGGCCGTGGCGGGCTCCAACGCGGGCTCGGCGCCGGTCTCGGCGGGCTCGGCGGCGGCCGTCTGCTCCGCTTCGGCCGCGGGGGTGGCGGCGGACTCGCGGGCGGGAAGTCCGTCGGACCCTGCCATGATCGTGCTCACATCCCATAGCACCCGCGACAGTGGCACATCCAGGGCGGCGCAGATGGCGGCAAGCAGTTCGCTGGATGCCTCCTTGCGGCCGCGCTCGACCTCGGACAGGTAGCCCAGGCTCACCCGCGCCGAGGTGGACACCTCACGCAAGGTCCGACTCTGGGCGAGACGAGCACGCCGCAGACTGTCGCCGATCGCCTCTCGCAGCAGCGTCATCTCGTTCTCCTTCGCTCACTGACAGCGGGCCACGCGCGGCACCTACAAGCACTGCGCATGCCGTTCTTTCTGGCACAACGTCGGACACGGTCCGGTTGGTTCCCGCGGAGCGAACTTCGATTCGCCTCGCGCTCACTACGCCGAAACCGAGGTTTCTCCGGCCGTCACGTATCGCAGTAACTCCCGGATGGCCATGTGCGTTGCGCCAATCCTGATAGTCCACCGGTCACCGAGGAGTTTCAACCGGACGACCTCGGTATGCCCTGGACCAGCCAGTCCGAGGAAGACAGTGCCGACGGGATGCCCGTCCTGAGCATCCGGTCCTGCGACACCGGTCAGCCCGACGCCCCAGTCCGCGCCACATCGGATCCGAGCGCCGACAGCCATCTGCTCAGCGGTGCTCGCGGCCACCGGACCCTCCGTTGCCAGTACTTCGTCGCTGACGCCCGCGAGACTGTGTTTGAGATCAGTGGCGTACACCACCAATCCCCCGCGCAGCACCATGCTTGCGCCGGGCACGCCGGCGATAGTCGCCGCGAGCAGGCCCGCTGTCAGGGATTCCGCCGTAGCCACGGTCTGTTCGGCCGCGCCGAGTGCGTGCACCAGGTCGGCGACGGGCACGTCGGCGATCAGCGGATCCGTCATGCCCCGCGAGTCCGTCCCGGTGTGCCCGCGAACCACACCCTGGCGGCCTGCCCGACGTAATCGAGGCCGGTGAGGACCGTCAGCGCGACCGCCACGTACATCAAAGCCATCCCCGCGGTGGCGAATCCGCCTGCCAACGGCAACAGCAGCACCGCGATCGCGACGGATTGCATGAGGGTTTTGAGTTTGCCGCCGCGACCTGCCGGGATCACGCCGCGGCGCACCACAGCCAACCGCAACAGGGTGACCCCGATCTCACGGCCGCAGATCACGAGGGTGATCCACCACGCCAGATCGCCGAGAACGGAAAGGCCGATCACTGCGGACCCGATGAGCGCCTTGTCCGCGATCGGGTCGGCGAGCTTGCCGAAATCGGTGACCAACCCATATTTGCGGGCCAATTGCCCGTCGAAGCGATCGGTGATCGCGGCAAGGCCGAACAGCGCCGCCGCCGCGATCCGCCAACCGGTCTGATGCCCGCCGGCCGCGAACAGCGCGAGCACGAAAAGTGGCACCAGTGCGATCCGCATCATGGTCAGCACATTCGCGATATTCATCAGCGGAACGGCAGGCTCGGCCTGCGTCGGCACGAACCCGGAATGGATCGGAGCGGGCTCGGTCCACTGGCGGTCGATCTCGTCGGGCTGCACGCTCATGCCTCCGCCTCGGTGGGCGGCCTCATGGCCGCCTCTCCATCCGGTCGCGCTGCTCGGCGCGATGCGGTGAGCGGAGCGATCGGATGTGCGGCACACCTTCAGACTATCGGTAACCGGGCCGACTACTGTGCACCCCATGACCTCTCGGGGACCAGTAGGTGGTTCGACCAGCGACGCGCATTCCGGCGTGGCACCCGCCGCGCGCGACTCTGCCCTGCTCGTGCGCCGCGCCCGAACGTCCGATGTACCCGAGATCAAGGGCCTCGTCGATGTCTATGCCGGTCGGATCCTGCTGGAAAAGAACCTGGTCACCCTGTACGAGGCGGTCCAGGAATTCTGGGTTGCCGAGCTCGACGGCCGGGTGGTCGGCTGCGGCGCGTTGCACGTGCTGTGGGCAGACCTCGGCGAGGTGCGCACCGTCGCTGTGCACCCCGATGTCAAGGGGCACGGGGTCGGCAAGCTCATAGTGCAGCGCCTCGTCGCGGTGGCCAGGGAGTTGGAGCTCGGGCGCCTGTTCGTGCTCACCTTCGAGGTGGACTTCTTCGCAGGCCACGGCTTCGTCGAAATCGAGGGCACCCCGGTGACCGCCGAGGTGTATGCCGAGATGTGCCGCTCTTACGACACCGGTGTGGCCGAGTTCCTCGATCTCAGCTATGTGAAACCCAACACTCTGGGCAATACCCGAATGCTGCTGAACCTCTGACAGGAAGCGATCCTCGTGCCGATCTTCGCCGTTCACTACACCTATTCCGAGGCCACCGTCCCTGGCCGCGACACCTATCGCCCCGAGCATCGGGCCTGGTTGTCCGGTCTGGTCGAGGCGGGCACCCTGCTCAGCAGCGGGCCGTACCCGGACGGCTCGGGCGCCTTGCTGCTGTTCCGCGCCGACGACGAGACCGCGCTCACGGATCTGCTGGCCGATGATCCGTTCGCGCGGGAGAAACTGATCGACGCGGTCCGCGCCGTCGAATGGGTGCCGGTGATGGGCGCATTCGCCGTCTGATCGGATCCCGCGGCAAGCCCGGCTCCGCCGGCCGCGACCGTTGGCGTCAGCTGTCGCGATGACGCCAACGGGTGTGGCTCATTCGTCCGAGATATCGACCGGTCGCGATGCCGCCGCACCGCGGGTCTTGATCAGGCTGGCGACCGTCGCCACGATCAGGATGCCGAGGATGACCCCCAGCGACGCCGGCGTCGATATTTCCGGGACACTCACGTGCCGGCCACCGTTGATGAACGGCAGCGTGTTCTCGTGTAGCGCATGCAGCACCAGCTTGACGCCGATGAACGCCAGGATCGCCGAGAGCCCGTAGGACAGGTAGACCAAGCGATCGAGCAATCCGCCGATCAAGAAGTACAGCTGACGTAAACCCATGAGTGCGAACGCGTTCGCGGTGAACACGATGTAGGGCTCCGCGGTGAGGCCGTAGATCGCCGGAATCGAATCCAGCGCGAACAGCAGGTCTGCGAAGCCGATCGCGAGCAGTGCCAGTAGCAGTGGCGTGACCACGCGGCGGCCATCGATCCGGGTGACCAGCTTGTCGCCGTCGTAACTGTCGGTGGTCGGCAGCACCCGCTTGGCCAACGCGACGATCCTGCTGTCGCGTTTCTCCTCGTGCTCGACCTCGTGGCCGCTCTCGCGCAGCAGCTTGACGGCGGTGTACACGAGAAATAGCCCGAACAGGTAGAACACCCAGCTGAACGCGCTGATCGCCGCCGCGCCGACGGCAATGAAAATGCCCCGCATGACCAGCGCGAGCACGATGCCGATCAACAGCACCTTCTGCTGGTAGATCCTCGGCACCGCGAATGTCGCCATGATGATGACGAAAATGAACAGATTGTCCACCGAGAGCGCTTTCTCGGTGACGAAACCGGCGTAGTACTCCCCCGCGAAGGTAGAACCCCACTGCCAGGCGACGAAGCCACCGAACGCCAGCGCCAGTCCGATGTACACCGCCGACCAGGTCCCGGATTCCTTGAACGTCGGATCGTGCGGCGTACGGACATGTGCGAAGAAGTCGAAGACGAACAGCCCGAGGATCACGAGGATCGTGATCACCCACTCGAGAGCGGTTACGTGCATGCGGCGTCCTGGTGATTGATCATGACATCAAGCATGCCCGATTTGTCCGTTCTTGCCGGCTTGCGGGGTGGTTGCTGTCAATAATTTCACATGCGTGCACGCACCCCTCCATGCCACAGTGACGACGTGGTCGACGACTATCGAGTCCTCAACAAGGCGAACTGGGACGAACGGGCACCGCTGCACGCCGCCGCGCGCGACTACGCCGTGGACCGTTTCCCGTCGGAACCGGACTTCCTCAGCGAGGTGGTGCGATTCGATCTGCCGCTGCTCGGCGACATCCGCGGGCTGCGCGGGGTCCACCTGCAATGCCACATCGGCACCGACACGATTTCGCTGTCGCGACTCGGCGCCACAATGACCGGACTCGACTTCTCGCCCGCGTCCCTGACACAAGCCCGGTCGCTTGCCGAAAAGCCGGAGCCACAGTCGATTTCGTCGAGTCGGACGTGTACGACGCGGTGTCCGTGCTGGGCGGTGCGCGCTTCGACCTGGTGTTCACCGGGATCGGCGCACTGTGCTGGTTGCCGAGCGTGGATCGGTGGGCCCAGACCGTCGCGGGCCTACTCCGGCCCGGTGGGCGGCTGTTCCTGCGCGAAGGCCACCCGATGCTGTGGGCGACGGACGAAAATCACACCGACCGACTGGTCATCGGCTATCCGTACTTCGAAACACCTGAGCCGATGGTGTTCTCCGATGGCGGCACCTACGTGGCGACCGACGGCGTGCTGACCCAGACCACCACGCACGAATGGAACCACGGATTCGGGCAGATCATCACCGCGCTGCTGGATGCGGGCATGACGATCACCGGGCTCGTCGAGCACGACACGGTGCCGTGGGAGGCGCTACCCGGCCTGATGACCTGCGAGCCGAACGGCGAATGGCGGCTCACCGAGCATCGGGAGCGACTGCCGCTCAGCTACACACTGCAAGCACGCAAGACCTCCGGGACCGAGACTGTTCTCGGCGCGACGCACGAACGGTGACCAGGACGTCGGATCACGGTACGACGGGTTGCCCGCAGGGCTCGTCCGTGGTCGAGCCGTCACCGGCGCCGAGCATGTTGTCGGCGAGGAAGTTGTCCACATAGCCACCGACACGGGTGAAGACGGCGGAGTAGCCGGGGCGCGCGTTACCTCCGGCCCAGGAGTACAGGCCGACGAGCGTCGCCTTGTCGTTGCTGCGGGCGACCAGGGGACTGCCCTCGTCGCCCGCACCGGGCGATTTACCACCCGCGTCGAGGCCGGCGGCGATCATGTTGGCGGTGACCGCTGTGACCCCGTACTGGCCCTGAGCTTGTTGACGGCTGACGGTCGGCAGATCAACGCCCATCAGTTGCGAAGGCGTCTCACCACCTTCGCGCAACGCCCCCCACCCCGACGCCTGCGCGATCACACCGCCTCCGGGGTCACTCCCCGGTTCTGGCAGACACACCGTTGCGGCGTTCGTCCCGAACGACAGGTTCTCGGAGGTGTGCAGCACGGCGATGTCGTTTTCGCGGTTGACCACGTCGTAGCGGGGATGCACCACGATCTTCTCGATGTCGACCACGCTGCCGCCGGAATCGTGCCGCAGCGAGCCGTACCGCAGCTTCAACTGCTCCGGCCGGACGCCACGAACGCACATCGCCGAGGTGATCACGGTACGACTGTTGAGCGCAGCACCGCCGCAGGCGTGCGCGCCACCTTTCTGCACGCTGACCGTCCACGGAAATTGATCATCGGCCGCCACATAACCGCCGACGATCGCCGATGCAGGCGTAGACATCCCCACCACTAGCGCACTCGCGCCGAAAACCACCGTCGCGAACGCCCGCCACCGAACAAAGGCCTTGCTCATCGCTTCCCTTCCCACCGACCACGCTGACGAGGTGAAGTACCGCAACCGCCGGATGTCAACGGTAGCGGTGTGGATGCGGAGAACCCCCGAATCGCGAGGCGTGTCGTAACATCCGTACCGCGCGCCGGGTGGTAGCGCGATCGCCCACCGGTACCGATCGCCCTCGCATTCAGGTCCGGCGCCGACGCCCGAACAATAAAAATCAGTTCCCCACCGGGAGCCTCGGTGCTACCGTCGGAGACAACGAACCCACGAACCACAGAAAGGCACAGGCGGATGATCGGGCAAACCCAGCAGCGACGGCAGCGATTGCTAGACAATGCCTGGCTTGCCTATGCCCTACGTTCGGCCATGCGATTCGGCGATCGCGCGATGCGTGTGAGCGGCCCCTGAGGTCTCGATCTCGAGAAGACCTGCAACAGGGTCATTCCGCGGCACCCGCCGAGGAATGAC includes these proteins:
- a CDS encoding PIG-L deacetylase family protein codes for the protein MEQVPEDWQRGLVIVAHPDDIEYGAAAAVARWTGQGKDIRYVLVTSGEAGMAGIPPAEAGPLREAEEIASAKVVGVHEVEFLGHPDGRVEENLALRRDLAAAIRRHRPELVVLFNFGDAWAPGYANSADHRAVGRAGLDAISDAGNEWIFPELSDLAPWSPRWAAVVGPTATHAVDVTDTLDQAAASLAEHRRYLEILSPQPVADQVRAVIEMATGPKEGFPAAHAVGFELYYFRG
- the pspM gene encoding phage shock envelope stress response protein PspM, producing MSRKRIREQSVRAEAGVVRSGRRAVVRAQSAIVPQPGSLPDNLREVGQHALVAVRRWADPRERELRKRRRARRRSFQLGTVSGLTTAGTVGLVIIAAPAWAVVVVGGGAVALVTGTALSARRYLRLRNAPLPQATFVAPKQPPLWSATRAPITRLIRAERAMHGLVGQIARSKRLPDDELVDMLETAGSGAAALHALAADVTAMERAISTMGGTNSDAADALSGNVQFALSRLDAGVVEYEQVVAAAGRILAVPETVVLRHDFDVIVSDLRHAADRLDGWAQALTEVADHQVGAQLPPQGL
- a CDS encoding PspA/IM30 family protein — encoded protein: MANPFVKGWKYLMALFDSKIEEHADPKVQIQQAIEEAQRQHQALSQQAASVIGNQRQLEMKLNRQLDEVEKLNANARQAVLLADQAAAANDTEKAIQYTNAAEAFAAQLVTAEQSVEDLKVLHDQSLQAAAQAKKAVEQNAMMLQQKVAERTKLLSQLEQAKMQEQVSASLQQMDSTLSAPGSTPSLDAVRDKIERRYANALGSAELAQNSVQGRMLEVQQASIQMAGHSKLEQIRASMRGDALPTGGAGTPAITPAQTQANPAQPQMNKGQTAQQ
- a CDS encoding helix-turn-helix domain-containing protein is translated as MTLLREAIGDSLRRARLAQSRTLREVSTSARVSLGYLSEVERGRKEASSELLAAICAALDVPLSRVLWDVSTIMAGSDGLPARESAATPAAEAEQTAAAEPAETGAEPALEPATATMSVAGAATKVRPPHIAEDTRIVIPAPKSDMLILVKSN
- a CDS encoding CinA family protein produces the protein MTDPLIADVPVADLVHALGAAEQTVATAESLTAGLLAATIAGVPGASMVLRGGLVVYATDLKHSLAGVSDEVLATEGPVAASTAEQMAVGARIRCGADWGVGLTGVAGPDAQDGHPVGTVFLGLAGPGHTEVVRLKLLGDRWTIRIGATHMAIRELLRYVTAGETSVSA
- the pgsA gene encoding CDP-diacylglycerol--glycerol-3-phosphate 3-phosphatidyltransferase; this translates as MSVQPDEIDRQWTEPAPIHSGFVPTQAEPAVPLMNIANVLTMMRIALVPLFVLALFAAGGHQTGWRIAAAALFGLAAITDRFDGQLARKYGLVTDFGKLADPIADKALIGSAVIGLSVLGDLAWWITLVICGREIGVTLLRLAVVRRGVIPAGRGGKLKTLMQSVAIAVLLLPLAGGFATAGMALMYVAVALTVLTGLDYVGQAARVWFAGTPGRTRGA
- a CDS encoding amino-acid N-acetyltransferase, which produces MTSRGPVGGSTSDAHSGVAPAARDSALLVRRARTSDVPEIKGLVDVYAGRILLEKNLVTLYEAVQEFWVAELDGRVVGCGALHVLWADLGEVRTVAVHPDVKGHGVGKLIVQRLVAVARELELGRLFVLTFEVDFFAGHGFVEIEGTPVTAEVYAEMCRSYDTGVAEFLDLSYVKPNTLGNTRMLLNL
- a CDS encoding YciI family protein, whose amino-acid sequence is MPIFAVHYTYSEATVPGRDTYRPEHRAWLSGLVEAGTLLSSGPYPDGSGALLLFRADDETALTDLLADDPFAREKLIDAVRAVEWVPVMGAFAV
- a CDS encoding TerC family protein — protein: MHVTALEWVITILVILGLFVFDFFAHVRTPHDPTFKESGTWSAVYIGLALAFGGFVAWQWGSTFAGEYYAGFVTEKALSVDNLFIFVIIMATFAVPRIYQQKVLLIGIVLALVMRGIFIAVGAAAISAFSWVFYLFGLFLVYTAVKLLRESGHEVEHEEKRDSRIVALAKRVLPTTDSYDGDKLVTRIDGRRVVTPLLLALLAIGFADLLFALDSIPAIYGLTAEPYIVFTANAFALMGLRQLYFLIGGLLDRLVYLSYGLSAILAFIGVKLVLHALHENTLPFINGGRHVSVPEISTPASLGVILGILIVATVASLIKTRGAAASRPVDISDE
- a CDS encoding serine protease, which produces MSKAFVRWRAFATVVFGASALVVGMSTPASAIVGGYVAADDQFPWTVSVQKGGAHACGGAALNSRTVITSAMCVRGVRPEQLKLRYGSLRHDSGGSVVDIEKIVVHPRYDVVNRENDIAVLHTSENLSFGTNAATVCLPEPGSDPGGGVIAQASGWGALREGGETPSQLMGVDLPTVSRQQAQGQYGVTAVTANMIAAGLDAGGKSPGAGDEGSPLVARSNDKATLVGLYSWAGGNARPGYSAVFTRVGGYVDNFLADNMLGAGDGSTTDEPCGQPVVP